One window from the genome of Candidatus Thermoplasmatota archaeon encodes:
- a CDS encoding MBL fold metallo-hydrolase yields MRGRSRRSKMINITAYGGVDHIGGNKILLEDGDTRIFLDFGEPFNMKDEFFVDWLMPRESRTGLKDYFFFDLMPQIKGLYGEKWLKHTDLKHSKPEFDAIFISHMHFDHAMHLKFVDDRIPVHLGAAADAIRQSWEATGGTNISFGDHDFKTFRTGSRIRIGSVEVEPVHVDHSVPGAYGFLVHTSTGCVVYTGDLRLHGPRSDMTREFVNRAAAEKPIALICEGTRVSPKDPRVDLSEKEVEEKARKLVTSSKKLAIVSFYPKDVDRMRTYRDVAKATGRKFVVSTKVAHLLESLKGDRRISVPDPMTDPNMLVYVRQGMSRPLPHDKHYKDMLGRNDHVMCCDDVAERQEQLIFQTDIMQLTELIDILPSPGSLFIRSKSEPFEEDDVQEEILQNWIKRFNLDFHQAHASGHANMEEIFDIVRRIGPKVVVPVHTEHANMFRKCGRAVECPIARKRISLS; encoded by the coding sequence TTGAGAGGAAGATCGAGGCGTAGCAAGATGATCAATATCACGGCCTACGGTGGGGTGGACCACATAGGCGGCAACAAGATCCTTCTCGAGGACGGGGACACCAGGATATTCCTCGACTTCGGCGAGCCGTTCAACATGAAGGACGAATTCTTCGTTGACTGGCTGATGCCACGCGAGTCGAGGACCGGGCTCAAGGACTACTTCTTCTTCGACCTGATGCCCCAGATCAAAGGGTTGTACGGTGAGAAGTGGCTCAAGCACACGGACTTGAAGCATTCGAAGCCTGAGTTTGATGCGATATTCATCTCTCACATGCACTTCGACCATGCTATGCACCTCAAGTTCGTCGATGATAGAATCCCCGTCCATCTGGGAGCGGCTGCTGATGCCATCAGACAATCGTGGGAGGCGACAGGCGGGACCAACATATCATTCGGTGACCATGATTTCAAGACCTTCCGGACTGGATCGAGGATCAGGATCGGTTCTGTAGAGGTCGAGCCAGTCCATGTGGATCATTCTGTCCCGGGGGCATACGGTTTCCTAGTACATACGTCGACGGGGTGTGTCGTCTACACGGGGGACCTCAGGCTCCACGGGCCCAGGAGCGACATGACGAGGGAGTTCGTGAATCGCGCTGCCGCGGAGAAGCCGATTGCGTTGATATGCGAAGGCACCCGAGTTTCCCCCAAAGATCCAAGAGTAGACCTCTCCGAGAAGGAGGTGGAGGAGAAGGCCAGGAAGCTGGTGACGAGCAGCAAGAAGCTGGCGATAGTCTCGTTCTACCCCAAGGACGTCGACCGCATGCGCACCTACAGAGATGTCGCAAAGGCGACCGGGAGGAAGTTCGTGGTTTCGACAAAGGTGGCCCACCTCCTCGAATCCCTCAAGGGCGACAGGCGAATATCGGTCCCTGACCCTATGACGGACCCGAACATGTTGGTTTACGTCCGCCAGGGCATGTCCAGGCCGTTGCCCCATGACAAGCACTACAAGGATATGCTGGGGCGCAACGACCATGTGATGTGTTGCGACGATGTTGCCGAACGACAGGAGCAGTTGATCTTCCAGACTGACATAATGCAGCTGACCGAGCTCATAGACATACTCCCTAGCCCGGGAAGCCTTTTCATCAGGTCCAAGAGCGAGCCGTTCGAGGAGGACGATGTTCAGGAGGAGATCCTGCAGAACTGGATTAAGCGGTTCAACCTTGATTTCCACCAGGCGCACGCGTCAGGGCACGCCAACATGGAAGAGATATTCGACATCGTCCGGAGGATCGGCCCGAAGGTCGTGGTGCCTGTGCACACCGAACACGCGAACATGTTCAGAAAGTGCGGGAGGGCGGTCGAGTGTCCCATTGCCCGCAAGCGCATCTCACTGTCCTAA
- a CDS encoding HAD family hydrolase, which produces MEQGDARRPRKFKHVFLDAEGTLYVPKGGRSRWVFWADPTPEAALEFFELDDGVYEALHQLRRQVDTLCLVSRNTEDILSALLKKFGIGDCFDKIMLNGDKGKQIERYLYQNGLKKEESVMVGDMPSLDLFPVKRAGIEAVLVDRLYNRWAKAERIKGLRDLPSWLKIADLVDDMERNRRRNATLDEFAVPVASTGIACGDRSATKRLIAVPGA; this is translated from the coding sequence ATGGAACAAGGGGATGCACGCAGGCCTCGCAAATTCAAACACGTGTTCCTGGACGCTGAAGGGACGCTCTATGTCCCCAAGGGCGGCAGATCGCGCTGGGTGTTTTGGGCGGACCCGACTCCGGAGGCTGCGCTCGAGTTCTTCGAACTCGACGATGGCGTCTATGAGGCGCTCCATCAGCTGAGACGCCAGGTCGACACTCTCTGCCTGGTGTCGCGCAACACGGAGGACATCCTGAGCGCTCTTCTGAAGAAGTTCGGAATCGGAGACTGTTTCGACAAGATCATGCTCAACGGGGACAAGGGGAAGCAGATCGAACGCTATCTCTACCAGAACGGATTGAAGAAGGAGGAGTCCGTAATGGTCGGAGACATGCCAAGCCTGGACCTCTTCCCGGTGAAGAGGGCGGGAATAGAGGCCGTCCTGGTCGACCGTTTGTACAACAGGTGGGCGAAGGCTGAGAGGATCAAAGGTCTCAGAGACCTTCCATCGTGGTTGAAGATCGCCGACCTCGTCGACGATATGGAGCGCAACCGGCGCAGGAATGCCACTCTAGACGAGTTCGCGGTTCCCGTGGCTTCAACTGGGATTGCCTGTGGCGACCGCTCCGCGACCAAAAGGTTGATTGCCGTCCCAGGCGCATGA
- a CDS encoding ATP/GTP-binding protein, whose product MAAKHMYFIGTAGSGKSTLTNAFLLWLQNQGYDGVTVNLDPGVDTLLYAPDVDVRDWIKLSEVMEEYGLGPNGAQVAAADMMALNIKEIAQVVEGFNTDYVLIDTPGQMELFTFRQSSRFIIDELSGESAVLAYLFDPALAKTPNGYISSLMLAATVHFRLQIPTLSLLSKVDVLSEIDRDKIDLWSRDYYALYNALIDENVDSQTQVSAEFLQALETVGAGRTVVPVSADTGEGLEDIYALAQQILEGGEDIER is encoded by the coding sequence ATGGCTGCAAAACACATGTATTTTATCGGGACCGCGGGGAGCGGCAAGAGCACGCTGACGAATGCGTTCCTTCTGTGGCTGCAGAACCAGGGCTACGATGGGGTCACCGTGAACCTCGATCCGGGCGTGGACACGCTGTTGTATGCGCCGGATGTCGATGTCAGGGACTGGATCAAGTTGTCAGAGGTCATGGAGGAGTATGGCCTCGGCCCGAACGGCGCCCAGGTGGCCGCGGCGGACATGATGGCCCTCAACATCAAGGAGATAGCCCAAGTGGTCGAAGGCTTCAACACCGACTATGTCCTTATAGACACTCCCGGTCAGATGGAGTTGTTCACTTTCAGGCAGAGCAGCCGCTTCATAATCGACGAACTGAGCGGGGAATCAGCGGTGCTCGCCTATCTGTTCGATCCTGCGCTCGCGAAGACGCCGAACGGATACATTTCCTCGCTCATGCTCGCGGCGACGGTCCATTTCCGGCTGCAGATCCCGACCTTGTCTCTGCTCTCCAAGGTGGATGTACTATCTGAGATCGACCGCGACAAGATAGACCTCTGGAGCAGGGATTACTACGCTCTGTACAACGCGCTAATCGATGAGAACGTCGACAGCCAGACCCAGGTGAGTGCGGAGTTCCTACAGGCCCTGGAGACGGTAGGGGCCGGCAGGACGGTCGTTCCAGTGAGTGCCGACACCGGTGAAGGCCTCGAGGACATCTATGCCTTGGCGCAGCAGATCCTCGAGGGCGGTGAGGACATAGAGCGCTGA
- a CDS encoding trimethylamine methyltransferase family protein produces MKKMTDFAQRFRIQKPVDTMSENDKRMIHEAALEVMETTGIRVHSKNARAALKRAGAIVDDRSPDVKFPKDVVKSLVSKAPQKIVLAGRTNEFDLPLDGTHSYYTTDGCGVSVWDSANNTRRKPVLEDIRKTTVISDYLPYVSIYEPMVVVTDLPEKVHVIHGMKVAMENTQKHLLSESTTTVEEARTQVKMAAEVMGGLEELRRRHYISAMLCTMSPLMLDGTATDAAMVWAENHVPLHITGMAQAGISGPVTLAGDLVVNHAETLAVVCIMQAHSPGAPVIYGSVLSSMDPRTGSYMGGAPESTLLCSGAVQMSRYCKLPNSVGGFGSGTKVPGLQACLENTTMAMDCARVGGEVVNGLGVPDGSTLLSYEQLLLDHEIARMTITIFKGFEVNQETIALDMIKKVGIGGSYLSQVHTLKHMREIMIPMLWDSDPYDMWVKKGSRDPMTVALEKVDNILKTHKPVPLDATVSKKLENIVKEFSEQ; encoded by the coding sequence GTGAAGAAGATGACAGACTTCGCGCAGAGGTTCAGAATACAGAAACCGGTAGACACCATGAGTGAGAACGACAAACGAATGATACACGAGGCGGCCCTCGAGGTCATGGAGACTACGGGCATCAGGGTCCACAGCAAGAACGCCAGGGCCGCGCTTAAAAGGGCGGGGGCGATAGTCGATGACAGGAGCCCCGACGTCAAGTTTCCAAAGGACGTCGTCAAGTCGCTAGTCAGCAAGGCCCCGCAGAAGATCGTTCTGGCGGGCAGGACGAATGAATTCGACCTGCCCCTGGACGGAACCCACAGCTACTACACCACGGACGGATGCGGCGTGTCCGTATGGGACTCGGCCAACAATACTAGAAGGAAGCCGGTCCTGGAGGACATCAGAAAGACCACCGTGATAAGTGACTACCTTCCATATGTCAGCATCTACGAGCCGATGGTCGTCGTGACCGACTTGCCAGAGAAGGTCCATGTCATCCACGGGATGAAGGTGGCGATGGAGAACACTCAGAAGCACCTTCTCTCTGAATCCACAACGACTGTGGAAGAAGCAAGGACGCAGGTCAAGATGGCCGCTGAGGTCATGGGCGGACTCGAGGAACTCCGGAGGAGGCACTACATCTCAGCGATGCTCTGCACCATGTCCCCCTTGATGCTCGACGGGACCGCGACGGACGCTGCGATGGTTTGGGCGGAGAACCACGTGCCCCTCCACATCACGGGGATGGCCCAGGCTGGCATCAGCGGGCCCGTGACCCTTGCTGGTGACCTGGTCGTGAACCATGCTGAGACATTGGCCGTCGTCTGCATCATGCAGGCCCACTCGCCCGGTGCGCCTGTGATCTACGGCTCAGTTCTTTCCAGTATGGATCCCAGGACTGGCTCCTATATGGGCGGAGCACCAGAGAGCACCCTCCTGTGCTCCGGAGCTGTGCAGATGTCCAGGTACTGCAAGCTGCCCAACTCCGTCGGTGGATTCGGCTCGGGCACAAAGGTGCCTGGACTGCAGGCGTGCCTCGAGAACACGACCATGGCGATGGACTGTGCAAGGGTTGGGGGAGAGGTTGTCAACGGGCTCGGCGTTCCTGATGGCTCCACACTGCTCTCCTACGAGCAGCTGCTTCTGGACCACGAGATCGCGCGGATGACGATCACCATCTTCAAGGGGTTCGAAGTGAACCAGGAGACGATCGCGCTCGACATGATCAAGAAGGTCGGGATAGGCGGGAGCTACCTGTCCCAGGTGCACACTCTGAAGCACATGAGGGAAATCATGATCCCGATGCTGTGGGACAGCGACCCGTACGACATGTGGGTGAAGAAGGGCTCCAGGGATCCGATGACGGTCGCACTGGAGAAGGTGGACAACATACTCAAGACCCACAAGCCCGTCCCGTTGGACGCGACCGTGTCTAAGAAGTTGGAGAACATCGTGAAGGAGTTCTCCGAGCAGTGA